One segment of Cydia amplana chromosome 16, ilCydAmpl1.1, whole genome shotgun sequence DNA contains the following:
- the LOC134655342 gene encoding uncharacterized protein LOC134655342: MLPLVLLALASAAGASVSELARRDTGDVFSLTGVECGPTQCAEHGARAADAACTCACPHRAPLFREDRELCVDDLPECSLASFGTGVGVQRIPFVYLPLKGQIIHPSKDITFQGVKTPICAVSGAQFLTPKGFVDLRNTLDADVPFSLFRDEGRTFLQWSGEDEVRASMSGRMMVVRLLCRDVAAAPASPLDLRGVFTPCVGFRVQGTAPKPLSNVTEVQFAPNAQTSGATTTSGLTVTEYVAIGISSLLLGLIYVASVFLYLHIRKRKKGSEATEASSRRLKSLKNKNGSIITERDIVRINNERVQSIPSSLDTDDGVVKNNPLIGMSRSFHQIKHSFPSDSGSTMSDSEDFAESSVRSEDHTFNDQTTSALIHSHYSEVKIRNSCSDVTHRDESGIERLPDEHVSIVETTDDREIARPVGTTRRKLYFNPAYFEPHLMAEPPPAALEFLTKIREVIAVAKHKMAAKRFQPVLNEIPEEETYPSHGNSLDIYQGLGSQRSGSVVSLKRENSRKRSINCVGCPGCKTENGSEVHNFVKYDIPACSSCLSSKGEKQNSIRKWLENIPTGKQSFYNDFQPASQNGLVNSLLSLPSTETNCKVRKQNSFTASNPMTFTENITKTSTMYVRSEPPLRTYSYNLPLPEFDKITHNNNRNYYGQTISRIDDIRPIGLCDYRTGSLRSKPITNQHRNKFIINKNSLPDMVNEAIALENCSKSYNHNSSDEERVGQKSTNAARKNSESPPINDYETDSLERTSTKKGLETPPEYPDVPSSQASPSLSNALPLEEELTMTNAVYKTHSRSNSNTPSPQREVCIEHDHYEIIEAKKVINNVSNIEANNNSPNNSYSLVSEVYVNNNYNFGSTPTSPSGSDCSMGSRKIRRAGDNSEEKPGCLTIEVKDPPENYIKIHESDGFEPDTLDRKHPKYKQTDENSQFSRKDLIKNIDIDGSPVNQRIQLRSSGTFKKSEAMVSASKFNSLRNDYESRKNIYERPKLSPTTFNDSKSLDDTSETWEEVAADWATEEGRILTLELRHSKRQRQCTPPTIKQIKSLARPDILPPLPPTNDHPIYEQPSFPPRRVESSILSQENLPKNLNGRSLSPRTFTKNTTTDLSFRNSNVRKSSIGHPCGPTRASAQMPFSDYENIDTDAREEVARQAEDFCRISNRRRTDRRYSSNPVNTNTFVKEPKELSGKTFRMKRKKGQHVEDSGYLSSDSAGSRQIQRKLVIAKIVSCSESDDTENEARSESGAESVETHSVYFDSYRKQEVNVVESDKSARSSGRRFKNHFQ, translated from the exons ATGCTGCCGCTGGTGCTGCTGGCGCTAGCGAGCGCGGCCGGCGCCAGCGTGAGCGAGCTAGCGCGCCGGGACACGGGCGACGTGTTCTCGCTCACTG GCGTTGAATGCGGACCCACGCAATGCGCGGAgcacggcgcgcgcgccgcaGACGCCGCGTGCACTTGCGCGTGCCCGCACCGAGCGCCGCTCTTCAGGGAGGACCGGGAACTGTGCGTCGACGACCTGCCAG AATGTTCGCTGGCAAGCTTCGGGACCGGCGTGGGCGTGCAGCGGATACCGTTCGTGTATCTGCCGCTGAAAGGACAAATCATTCATCCGTCGAAGGATATTACCTTTCAAG GTGTCAAGACTCCTATATGCGCAGTGTCTGGTGCTCAGTTCCTAACTCCAAAAGGCTTCGTGGATCTTCGCAACACGCTAGACGCAGACGTTCCTTTCAGTCTTTTTCGCGATGAGGGACGGACTTTTCTACAG TGGAGCGGCGAAGACGAGGTGCGAGCGAGTATGTCGGGCCGAATGATGGTGGTGCGCCTGCTGTGTCGAGATGTTGCCGCTGCTCCCGCCTCTCCTCTCGACTTGAGGGGAGTTTTCACGCCGTGCGTCGGTTTCAGGGTGCAAGGGACCGCCCCTAAACCACTCTCAA ATGTAACTGAAGTCCAATTTGCTCCAAACGCGCAGACATCAGGAGCAACCACCACATCAGGACTAACTGTCACAGAATATGTTGCGATCGGCATCAGCTCTCTCCTTCTCGGTCTAATCTATGTTGCATCAGTCTTCCTCTACCTACACATACGGAAAAGAAAGAAAGGCTCTGAAGCAACCGAAGCAAGCTCAAGACGATTAAAAAGTTTGAAGAATAAAAATGGTTCTATCATAACTGAACGCGACATAGTTCGAATCAACAATGAAAGAGTCCAGTCAATACCGAGTTCTTTGGATACGGATGACGGCGTAGTCAAAAATAATCCCTTGATAGGAATGAGTCGTTCGTTTCATCAGATCAAGCATAGTTTTCCAAGCGATTCTGGTAGTACGATGTCTGATTCGGAAGACTTTGCCGAGAGTAGCGTTAGAAGCGAAGATCATACTTTCAAC gATCAGACAACGTCAGCTCTTATACATTCCCATTATTCAGAAGTGAAGATTAGAAATAGCTGCTCCGACGTAACTCACCGAGACGAGTCGGGAATCGAACGCCTTCCAGATGAACATGTATCCATCGTGGAAACAACTGACGACCGGGAAATAGCACGACCAGTCGGCACTACGAGAAGAAAGCTATACTTCAATCCGGCTTATTTCGAACCACACCTAATGGCG GAGCCACCACCCGCTGCTTTAGAATTCCTAACTAAAATAAGAGAAGTCATCGCAGTCGCTAAACATAAAATGGCAGCAAAAAGATTCCAGCCAGTTCTAAATGAGATACCTGAAGAAGAGACCTATCCCTCACATGGAAACAGTTTAGACATATACCAAGGCCTAGGCAGTCAAAGAAGCGGAAGCGTTGTCAGCCTTAAGAGGGAAAATAGTAGAAAGAGATCTATAAATTGCGTAGGATGTCCAGGTTGTAAAACGGAAAATGGCAGCGAAGTACATAATTTCGtaaaatatgacatacctgCCTGCTCAAGCTGTCTAAGTAGTAAAGGAGAAAAGCAAAACAGCATTCGCAAGTGGCTAGAAAATATTCCTACTGGGAAACAATCGTTCTATAATGATTTTCAACCAGCAAGCCAGAATGGCCTAGTCAACTCTCTTTTATCTCTTCCAAGTACGGAAACAAATtgtaaagtaagaaaacaaaatAGTTTTACAGCGTCTAATCCTATGACTTTTActgaaaacattacaaaaacatCAACTATGTATGTGAGATCTGAACCACCATTGAGAACATATAGCTATAATCTACCTTTACCTGAATTTGATAAAATTACACATAATAACAACAGGAACTATTACGGACAGACTATTTCCAGAATAGATGATATCAGACCAATTGGATTGTGCGATTATCGCACCGGGAGTCTGAGAAGTAAGCCTATCACTAACCAACACAGAAATAAGTTTATAATCAATAAAAATTCTCTCCCTGATATGGTGAATGAAGCTATAGCTCTTGAAAACTGTAGCAAATCCTACAACCATAACAGTTCTGACGAAGAAAGAGTCGGTCAGAAAAGTACGAACGCTGCTAGAAAGAACTCTGAAAGCCCACCCATTAATGACTATGAAACTGATAGTTTAGAGAGAACATCTACCAAAAAGGGGCTTGAAACTCCACCTGAATACCCTGACGTGCCGTCTTCTCAAGCTAGTCCAAGCCTGAGCAATGCTTTACCATTAGAAGAAGAACTTACAATGACTAATGCAGTTTATAAGACGCATTCAAGGAGCAATAGCAACACTCCATCCCCACAAAGAGAGGTTTGCATTGAACACGATCATTATGAAATAATAGAGGCAAAGAAAGTAATAAACAACGTCAGTAATATAGAAGCTAACAACAACAGCCCAAATAACAGCTATAGTTTAGTGAGTGAGGTATATGTTAACAATAATTACAACTTTGGTAGTACTCCTACTTCACCAAGTGGATCAGATTGTTCAATGGGAAGTAGAAAAATACGTCGCGCAGGCGATAACTCCGAGGAAAAACCGGGCTGTCTTACTATTGAAGTTAAAGATCCTCCTGAAAATTACATAAAGATTCATGAATCAGATGGATTTGAACCCGACACATTGGATCGCAAACATCCCAAATATAAACAGACAGACGAAAACAGTCAATTCAGTAGAAAGGACCTCATTAAAAACATTGACATCGACGGTAGTCCTGTCAATCAACGTATTCAATTACGCAGCAGCGGAACGTTCAAAAAATCAGAAGCAATGGTCAGTGCGTCAAAATTCAATAGTTTAAGAAACGATTACGAATCCcggaaaaatatttatgaacgcCCTAAACTATCTCCTACCACATTCAATGATTCTAAAAGTCTAGATGACACGTCGGAAACCTGGGAAGAGGTCGCAGCGGACTGGGCTACAGAAGAAGGCCGTATTCTTACTCTAGAACTCAGGCACTCGAAGAGACAACGACAATGTACACCGCCAACTATAAAGCAAATTAAAAGTTTAGCAAGACCAGACATTCTGCCTCCACTTCCACCAACAAATGACCATCCAATATATGAACAGCCGAGCTTTCCACCCCGGAGAGTAGAAAGTTCAATACTATCACAAGAAAATCTTCCAAAAAACTTGAATGGCAGAAGCCTCAGTCCGAGAACATTTACGAAGAATACGACAACTGACCTCAGCTTTAGAAATAGTAACGTTCGTAAATCCAGTATAGGACATCCTTGCGGTCCAACGAGAGCTTCTGCCCAAATGCCATTCTCGGACTACGAAAACATTGACACTGACGCGAGGGAAGAAGTAGCAAGACAGGCTGAAGATTTCTGTAGAATATCTAATAgaagacggacagacagaagaTACAGCAGCAATCCAGTAAACACCAACACATTTGTAAAAGAACCTAAAGAGCTTTCTGGTAAAACTTTTAGGATGAAACGTAAAAAAGGACAACATGTTGAAGACTCAGGGTATCTCAGCAGTGACTCCGCTGGATCGAGACAAATTCAAAGGAAATTAGTGATAGCTAAAATAGTGAGTTGTAGTGAAAGTGATGACACTGAAAACGAGGCTAGAAGTGAATCAGGTGCGGAGAGCGTAGAAACACATTCGGTGTATTTCGATAGCTATAGAAAGCAAGAAGTAAACGTTGTAGAAAGTGACAAAAGTGCAAGAAGTAGTGGAAGACGTTTCAAAAACCATTTCCAATGA